From a single Sulfolobus sp. E5-1-F genomic region:
- a CDS encoding orotidine 5'-phosphate decarboxylase / HUMPS family protein produces the protein MLKSKIILAMDKPLSYQTLKEMENEIYGIKVGLPLVLDLGVHKTRELLNDLNVEEIIVDFKLADIGYIMKSIVEKLSFANSFIAHSFVGVKGALDELKKYLDTNSKNLYLVAVMSHEGWSTLFTDYIKNVIREISPKGIVVGGTKLDSITQYRKEFTKITIISPGMGSQGGIYGDAICAGADYEIIGRSIYNADDPFTTIKTINKIIEEKVMNCKGAIFREK, from the coding sequence ATGTTGAAAAGTAAAATAATATTAGCAATGGATAAGCCTCTCTCATATCAGACCCTTAAAGAAATGGAAAATGAAATATATGGGATAAAAGTTGGGTTACCATTGGTTTTAGATCTAGGAGTACATAAAACTAGAGAGCTCCTAAATGATTTGAACGTGGAGGAAATTATTGTTGATTTTAAGCTTGCAGATATCGGATACATAATGAAAAGTATAGTTGAAAAGTTGTCTTTCGCTAACTCATTTATAGCACATTCTTTTGTAGGCGTTAAAGGAGCTCTAGATGAATTAAAAAAATATCTTGATACAAACTCCAAAAATTTGTACCTAGTTGCCGTAATGTCGCATGAAGGATGGAGTACGTTATTCACAGATTATATTAAAAACGTTATAAGGGAAATAAGTCCCAAAGGAATAGTTGTTGGGGGAACCAAATTGGATTCTATAACGCAGTATAGGAAAGAATTTACAAAAATAACCATAATCTCTCCGGGCATGGGTAGCCAAGGTGGAATTTATGGCGATGCAATATGTGCTGGAGCAGATTATGAAATCATTGGAAGAAGTATTTATAATGCAGATGATCCATTTACAACAATAAAAACTATAAATAAGATTATCGAGGAGAAGGTGATGAATTGTAAAGGAGCAATTTTTAGGGAAAAATGA
- the pyrE gene encoding orotate phosphoribosyltransferase encodes MNFAEVLLERKLLLIGSFVLTSGKVSPYYLDLRPLPNYPEFYDIVNLAIKKVKDIPHDIIVGIATGGVPLSSFIACNLREPMGYIRVEKKGHGTNRTLELDVKGKRVLLVDDVATTGLSLEKATLEILNGGGKVSDALVIIDRQEGASQRLEKLGVKLHSLFKISEILDELLKSDKLKDNEKKSVLDYLVKNVEK; translated from the coding sequence ATGAATTTCGCAGAAGTCTTACTCGAAAGGAAATTATTATTAATAGGAAGTTTCGTTTTAACGTCAGGTAAGGTTAGTCCATATTACTTAGATTTGAGACCTTTACCAAATTATCCAGAATTTTACGATATAGTAAATCTAGCTATAAAGAAAGTAAAAGATATACCTCATGATATAATAGTAGGAATAGCTACTGGAGGAGTTCCCTTATCTTCTTTCATAGCCTGTAACCTAAGAGAGCCTATGGGATATATTAGAGTAGAGAAGAAAGGTCATGGAACCAATCGGACATTAGAACTAGATGTGAAAGGAAAGAGAGTATTATTAGTGGATGACGTTGCAACAACTGGATTATCCCTAGAAAAAGCAACATTGGAAATTCTTAATGGAGGAGGTAAAGTTTCAGACGCATTGGTGATTATAGATAGACAAGAAGGTGCCTCACAAAGGTTAGAAAAGTTGGGAGTCAAATTGCATTCTTTATTTAAAATTTCAGAAATTCTAGATGAATTATTGAAGAGTGACAAGCTTAAGGATAATGAAAAGAAATCGGTTTTAGATTATTTGGTGAAGAATGTTGAAAAGTAA
- the pyrB gene encoding aspartate carbamoyltransferase, with the protein MRSRHVISSLDLTRDDYFRIFELADKFSNVKKLNYLSGKVISLAFFEPSTRTAQSFHTAAIKLGADVIGFESEESTSIAKGENLADTIRMLNNYSDCIVMRHKFDGSALFASEISDIPIINAGDGKHEHPTQALIDLYTIYKVFGEIDGRTFALLGDLKYARTVNSLLRALTRFKPKKVFLISPSQLKVRREILDGLNYPVIETENPYDVIQDIDVLYVTRIQKERFVDEVEYEKVKESYVVDLRLVSMMKKDGIILHPLPRVTEIDRRVDKTANAKYFYQASLAVPVRMALFYEVLGERKDD; encoded by the coding sequence GTGAGATCAAGACACGTAATTTCGTCCCTAGACTTAACTAGAGATGACTATTTCCGAATATTCGAACTTGCAGATAAGTTCTCTAACGTAAAAAAACTAAATTATCTATCAGGGAAAGTTATTTCATTAGCTTTCTTTGAGCCAAGTACTAGAACTGCTCAAAGCTTTCATACTGCAGCAATAAAATTAGGTGCAGATGTAATAGGATTTGAATCTGAGGAATCTACTTCAATAGCGAAGGGTGAAAATTTAGCTGATACTATTAGAATGTTAAACAACTACTCAGACTGTATTGTAATGAGACATAAGTTTGATGGTTCAGCATTATTCGCGAGTGAGATAAGTGATATACCTATAATCAATGCCGGAGATGGAAAACACGAGCATCCCACACAAGCACTTATAGACTTATATACGATTTATAAGGTATTTGGCGAGATAGATGGAAGGACTTTTGCATTACTTGGAGATCTGAAATATGCAAGGACTGTTAATAGTTTGCTAAGAGCATTAACTAGATTTAAACCAAAGAAGGTATTTCTAATTTCTCCCTCTCAGTTAAAGGTACGAAGAGAAATATTAGATGGGTTAAACTATCCGGTTATAGAAACTGAAAATCCCTATGATGTAATACAAGATATTGATGTGTTATATGTGACTAGGATTCAAAAAGAAAGATTTGTCGATGAAGTAGAATACGAGAAAGTTAAGGAGAGTTATGTGGTTGATCTCAGGTTAGTTAGTATGATGAAGAAAGATGGAATTATATTACATCCATTACCTAGGGTTACCGAAATAGATAGGAGAGTTGATAAAACTGCAAATGCTAAGTATTTCTATCAAGCGTCATTAGCTGTACCGGTTAGAATGGCACTATTTTATGAAGTTTTGGGTGAGAGGAAAGATGATTAG
- the pyrI gene encoding aspartate carbamoyltransferase regulatory subunit codes for MISSSKRDELIVSKIRNGTVIDHIPAGRALAVLRILGIRGSEGYRVALVMNVESKKIGRKDIVKIEDRVIDEKEASLITLIAPSATINIIRDYVVTEKRHLEVPKQIRGLIKCPNPQCITNNDVEAESKFTTVSIKPLKLKCDYCEIYITEDDVIRQIL; via the coding sequence ATGATTAGCTCTTCAAAAAGGGATGAATTAATCGTAAGTAAAATAAGGAATGGTACAGTAATCGATCATATTCCAGCTGGTAGAGCATTGGCAGTATTGAGAATTCTAGGGATAAGAGGAAGTGAGGGCTATAGAGTGGCATTAGTTATGAATGTTGAAAGTAAAAAGATAGGAAGAAAAGATATAGTGAAGATTGAGGACAGAGTAATTGACGAGAAAGAAGCTAGTCTAATAACACTAATAGCTCCATCTGCTACTATAAATATTATAAGAGATTACGTGGTGACAGAGAAAAGACACTTAGAGGTTCCAAAGCAGATTAGAGGATTAATAAAATGCCCTAATCCACAGTGCATAACAAATAATGATGTCGAAGCGGAAAGCAAATTTACAACAGTGTCAATTAAACCTCTTAAGCTAAAGTGTGATTACTGCGAGATATATATTACTGAAGACGATGTCATAAGGCAGATATTATGA
- a CDS encoding 2-polyprenylphenol hydroxylase: MIYYEVIEKKVIDNLYEIKIANFNVKPKAGQYVSIVLPSKAEIPLGIGDYDEDNNELKLYVESEKLANEIGKRVILKGPLGKPLDFANVRTIVGIAYGKLYHDLLYPLKFAYQNKIKIFAKCIDCKLNYDEPRNIEDVDLILVSVPLQLLHELKVPREKTLVYNRWVKMNCNLGVCGVCEVKGKLTCIDGPFMRLDDLVD, encoded by the coding sequence ATGATATATTATGAAGTTATTGAAAAGAAAGTTATAGATAATTTATATGAAATAAAAATAGCCAATTTTAATGTTAAACCAAAAGCGGGCCAATACGTGAGTATAGTATTGCCTAGCAAGGCTGAAATACCATTAGGTATTGGAGACTATGATGAAGATAATAATGAACTTAAACTTTATGTCGAGTCAGAAAAGTTAGCTAACGAGATAGGCAAGAGAGTAATCTTAAAGGGTCCTTTAGGTAAGCCCTTAGACTTCGCTAATGTAAGAACTATTGTTGGTATTGCCTATGGCAAACTTTATCATGACTTGTTATATCCTTTAAAGTTCGCTTATCAGAATAAGATAAAAATCTTTGCAAAGTGCATAGATTGTAAATTAAATTATGATGAACCTAGAAACATTGAGGATGTTGATCTTATTTTAGTTTCAGTGCCATTACAACTCTTACATGAATTAAAGGTACCTAGAGAGAAAACCTTAGTCTATAATAGATGGGTTAAAATGAATTGTAATCTAGGAGTTTGTGGTGTATGTGAAGTCAAAGGTAAATTAACTTGTATAGATGGTCCTTTCATGAGGTTGGATGATCTTGTGGATTAA
- the pyrC gene encoding dihydroorotase, whose amino-acid sequence MILWIKGKAYLNKEIKEVCINFDRRIKEIKSSCKPDIALPQGTLILPGAIDLHTHIRGLKLSYKEDVVSGTSEASYGGVTLIGDMPNTIPFVNTVETITTKLKEFEYYSRVDYFVYSGVTKEFEKVNKLPIAGYKVFPEDLEKEETFEVLKSIKLKILHPEVPLALKGNRKLRFNTWYEIGALYYVKGYQNVHITHATNIRTVRLAKEFGFTVDMTPHHLLVNGEKDCLTKVNPPIRDLNERLWLLQAITEVDTIVSDHAPHASFEKTQPYEICPPGIAAVSFTVPFILTLVSKGIISIDRAVELISTNPARILKIPYGEIKENNYANFTVIQFNDWRYSSKYSKVIETPLDGFPLKASVYMTIVQGKVSNLEGDVFPVKGINPFSDNK is encoded by the coding sequence ATGATCTTGTGGATTAAAGGAAAAGCGTATTTAAATAAGGAAATTAAGGAAGTTTGTATAAATTTTGATAGGAGAATAAAGGAAATCAAATCGTCTTGTAAACCAGATATTGCTTTACCACAAGGTACACTAATATTACCTGGGGCAATTGATCTTCACACTCACATAAGAGGACTAAAATTGTCTTATAAAGAAGATGTGGTATCGGGTACTAGTGAAGCTTCTTACGGTGGGGTTACATTAATAGGAGATATGCCAAATACTATACCATTTGTAAACACTGTAGAGACGATAACTACTAAGTTAAAAGAGTTCGAATATTACTCTAGAGTTGATTACTTCGTCTATTCTGGCGTGACTAAGGAATTTGAGAAAGTTAATAAATTGCCTATTGCTGGTTATAAAGTATTTCCCGAAGATCTAGAAAAAGAAGAAACATTTGAGGTTTTAAAATCTATAAAACTGAAAATCCTTCACCCAGAGGTTCCGTTAGCATTAAAGGGTAATAGAAAACTGAGGTTCAATACATGGTACGAGATAGGAGCATTATATTATGTAAAGGGCTATCAAAATGTTCACATAACTCATGCGACTAATATACGCACTGTAAGATTGGCTAAGGAGTTTGGTTTTACTGTAGATATGACACCACATCATCTATTAGTTAATGGAGAGAAGGATTGTTTGACCAAGGTTAACCCACCTATAAGAGATTTAAATGAGAGGCTTTGGTTATTACAAGCTATAACTGAAGTAGATACAATTGTAAGCGATCACGCTCCTCATGCAAGTTTCGAAAAAACGCAACCTTACGAGATATGTCCACCTGGTATAGCTGCTGTTTCATTTACAGTTCCTTTTATCTTAACGTTGGTCAGTAAAGGTATAATTAGCATTGATAGGGCTGTCGAACTCATTTCTACAAATCCAGCAAGAATATTGAAGATTCCCTATGGCGAGATTAAAGAAAATAATTATGCCAATTTTACCGTAATTCAATTTAACGATTGGAGGTATTCAAGTAAATACTCTAAGGTTATTGAGACTCCTCTAGATGGATTTCCGCTAAAAGCTTCAGTTTACATGACTATCGTTCAAGGAAAGGTAAGTAATTTAGAGGGAGATGTATTTCCAGTGAAGGGAATAAATCCATTTAGTGATAATAAATGA
- the pyrD gene encoding dihydroorotate dehydrogenase PyrD codes for MIMVKNIQFNDPLIIASGIIPDVPNYVNAVCEKYKPSAITTKTVTLNPLEPHKPPTVIKLHDGIYMNAIGLGNPGAKAINQINVLCPLIVSVGGSSINEIKEVVKVVENKAKIIEINVSSPNRKGYGESLSTLIGDIIENVKSVTKLPVFVKLGPWDNVVELAGKALEKGADGLTLINTIKGLIVDVETFKPILYYGTGGVSGRCLYPIALRIIRDVYEEYGVDIIGVGGVYEWTDVIGMLAVGAKLVGLGTVLIEKGFSVIEEIRKGLQSYLFEKGLKFEDIIGISVRK; via the coding sequence ATGATTATGGTAAAAAATATTCAATTTAACGATCCTTTAATAATAGCTTCTGGAATTATACCAGATGTGCCAAATTATGTAAATGCAGTTTGTGAGAAATATAAGCCATCTGCAATTACCACGAAGACAGTAACACTTAATCCTTTAGAACCTCATAAGCCTCCTACGGTCATAAAACTTCACGATGGTATCTATATGAACGCTATAGGTTTAGGAAATCCCGGTGCCAAGGCAATAAATCAAATTAATGTTTTATGTCCCCTTATAGTTAGTGTTGGTGGTTCTTCTATAAATGAAATAAAGGAAGTAGTGAAAGTTGTTGAGAATAAGGCGAAGATAATAGAAATAAACGTGAGTAGTCCTAACAGAAAAGGTTATGGAGAATCGTTATCTACACTAATTGGTGATATAATTGAAAATGTTAAAAGTGTGACCAAATTACCGGTATTTGTTAAATTGGGTCCTTGGGATAACGTTGTTGAGCTTGCGGGAAAGGCTTTAGAAAAAGGTGCGGACGGATTAACTCTTATAAATACTATAAAGGGATTAATTGTTGATGTAGAGACTTTTAAACCAATCCTCTATTACGGTACTGGTGGTGTTTCTGGTAGGTGTCTTTACCCTATTGCTCTTAGGATAATAAGAGATGTTTATGAAGAATACGGAGTTGACATTATAGGAGTTGGAGGTGTATATGAGTGGACTGACGTCATTGGAATGTTAGCGGTTGGCGCTAAATTAGTAGGTTTAGGCACTGTATTAATTGAGAAAGGATTTAGCGTTATTGAGGAAATTCGGAAAGGTTTGCAATCCTATTTATTTGAAAAGGGTTTAAAATTTGAAGATATTATAGGTATTTCAGTGAGAAAATAA
- a CDS encoding MarC family protein encodes MSEVVSIPEIAFKLYAIMDPLSILPYLIALYEEFNRNSQNKISWRFLVNKLSIAVTVLLLFFSILGGPLLAFLGISVSALEIGGGIILVYLGVDTLGGFQQLKFLSSRIEEAIITPIATPLIVGPGTMTGLITLSVSNNLIILILGSLLASFLVYLSLLLGPIIIRILGNTGTVAVGRFMAIIIAAFGVQLIIDGISQIKLI; translated from the coding sequence ATGAGTGAAGTAGTTTCAATCCCAGAAATAGCCTTTAAACTATATGCAATTATGGATCCACTATCAATTCTTCCTTATCTTATCGCGTTATATGAAGAATTCAATCGTAATTCACAAAATAAGATAAGCTGGAGATTTTTGGTAAACAAATTATCCATAGCAGTTACTGTATTGCTTTTATTTTTCTCCATACTTGGTGGACCTCTTTTAGCTTTCTTAGGAATAAGTGTTTCTGCGTTAGAGATAGGAGGAGGTATAATATTGGTTTATTTAGGCGTGGATACTCTTGGAGGGTTCCAGCAATTGAAGTTTTTATCAAGCAGGATAGAGGAAGCCATAATCACGCCTATTGCTACGCCCCTTATCGTAGGTCCGGGGACAATGACTGGATTAATCACCTTATCGGTAAGTAATAATTTAATAATTTTAATCCTAGGTAGTTTACTGGCTTCATTTCTAGTTTATCTATCTTTACTATTGGGTCCTATCATAATTAGAATATTAGGTAATACAGGAACAGTAGCAGTAGGTAGATTTATGGCAATTATAATAGCAGCATTTGGTGTTCAGCTTATAATAGATGGCATATCACAAATAAAGTTGATATGA
- a CDS encoding Lrp/AsnC family transcriptional regulator: MFISMSDSKKRTVDLDAIDRRLLIELTRDARTSLRRLAEEMNVSPATLHNRMTRMVQEGMIKSFIALLDYSKLGFALTSIIMAKVDGKHLVEFEKEIANADNVIAVYDVVGEYDVVIIAKFRSVEELDSFLKQLLKNPKIERTYTSIVLNVVKEDPRIRIF; encoded by the coding sequence ATGTTTATTAGCATGTCAGATAGTAAAAAACGTACAGTAGATTTAGACGCAATAGATAGGAGATTATTAATAGAACTCACTAGGGATGCAAGAACAAGTTTAAGAAGACTTGCGGAAGAGATGAATGTATCTCCAGCTACGCTTCATAACAGAATGACTAGAATGGTTCAAGAAGGAATGATAAAGAGCTTTATAGCTTTGCTAGACTATTCTAAATTGGGTTTTGCTCTTACTAGTATAATTATGGCGAAAGTTGACGGAAAACATCTTGTCGAATTCGAAAAAGAGATAGCAAACGCTGATAACGTTATAGCCGTTTACGATGTAGTAGGGGAATATGATGTTGTAATAATAGCTAAATTTAGAAGTGTTGAGGAGTTAGATAGTTTCTTAAAACAGTTGCTTAAAAATCCTAAGATTGAAAGAACGTACACAAGTATAGTTTTAAATGTTGTTAAAGAAGATCCAAGAATCCGAATATTTTAA
- a CDS encoding RPA12/RPB9/RPC11 RNA polymerase family protein, protein MQKFLYYSITLFSLMKFCPKCGGLMIPSKKDGKEILKCSKCGYEMTLSEKEKKEYSVKESKDRSSKVLTTSIVSDKEGRNLSEELEHEREEYYKEIGLELLREEFEGNEEEESRED, encoded by the coding sequence ATGCAAAAGTTTTTATACTATTCCATCACTTTATTTTCACTTATGAAGTTCTGTCCTAAGTGCGGAGGATTAATGATCCCATCAAAGAAAGATGGGAAAGAGATCCTAAAGTGCAGTAAGTGTGGTTATGAGATGACGTTAAGTGAAAAAGAGAAGAAAGAATATAGTGTAAAGGAGAGTAAAGACAGAAGTAGTAAGGTATTAACAACGTCAATAGTCAGTGATAAAGAGGGAAGAAACCTAAGTGAAGAACTAGAGCATGAGAGGGAAGAGTATTATAAGGAAATAGGATTAGAGTTGCTAAGAGAGGAATTCGAGGGAAATGAAGAAGAAGAAAGTAGAGAGGATTAG
- a CDS encoding B12-binding domain-containing radical SAM protein, translated as MNFLEQKFDFILTTDRCLMTNHHGKEFLGFLGTGPAVGVPESVWKWLACPKMKVDDLGRPEQAPYGMRKVEAKLIDEGFKAAIIDPDYLDRHLKYAKALMFSHHDYFAFGPPSSTWWGITKKEPINYKSFQALISKPEIQEAKKKGMKILVGGPSTWQWLWREDMIEKVGVDTLVDGEGEKVVVKLAQMILDNEPLPKYVYVSGDDVPDIDDISEIKGASVNGMIEIMRGCARSCRFCSVTIRPTRYYPLEKIEKELQTNVRAGVRHGVVHSDDVLFYGAVGIYPRPEPLIKLHTLVKKYYKTIAWSHASLAAIRYSEEKYGLISKLSEIIFDDEQRYLGVEVGIETGSVRLAKEIMPAKSAPYKPEEYPEIVEEAFKIMHENKIIPAGTMIVGLPEETEDDVYKTIELVDNLRPYRSILVPMFFVPMGFFKNRDWFTRVKLSEAHIELYRKVFWHDVYWAEDIINSFYMKGPVYMPIRFALKLFLRFAKKKMREVEKWLESQLKA; from the coding sequence GTGAATTTTTTGGAGCAGAAATTTGATTTCATATTAACAACAGATAGATGTCTAATGACTAACCATCATGGAAAGGAATTTTTAGGATTTTTAGGTACTGGTCCTGCTGTAGGAGTACCTGAATCTGTATGGAAATGGTTAGCTTGCCCTAAAATGAAAGTTGATGATTTAGGAAGACCAGAACAAGCTCCATATGGGATGAGAAAAGTTGAGGCTAAATTAATAGATGAAGGATTTAAGGCAGCAATAATAGATCCAGATTATCTAGATAGACATTTAAAATACGCTAAAGCCTTAATGTTTTCACATCATGATTACTTTGCTTTCGGTCCACCATCTTCAACATGGTGGGGTATAACTAAAAAGGAACCAATAAATTACAAGAGCTTTCAAGCTCTAATAAGCAAACCGGAAATCCAAGAGGCTAAGAAGAAAGGAATGAAGATATTAGTAGGCGGTCCTTCAACATGGCAATGGTTATGGAGAGAAGATATGATAGAGAAAGTTGGTGTAGACACGTTAGTAGATGGTGAAGGAGAAAAGGTTGTTGTTAAATTAGCACAAATGATATTAGATAATGAACCCTTACCAAAATACGTTTACGTTAGTGGTGATGATGTACCAGACATAGATGATATTTCAGAGATCAAAGGGGCGAGCGTTAATGGTATGATAGAGATAATGAGAGGATGTGCTAGATCTTGCAGATTCTGCTCAGTTACTATAAGACCTACTAGATATTATCCATTAGAAAAGATCGAAAAGGAATTACAAACAAATGTTAGAGCAGGAGTTAGACATGGCGTTGTACATAGCGATGACGTTTTATTTTATGGCGCAGTAGGAATATATCCTAGACCAGAACCATTAATAAAGCTCCATACACTAGTTAAGAAATATTATAAGACAATAGCATGGAGTCATGCAAGTTTAGCTGCAATAAGATATTCTGAAGAGAAGTATGGTTTGATTAGCAAACTAAGTGAGATAATATTTGATGATGAGCAAAGGTATCTAGGCGTTGAGGTAGGAATAGAAACTGGTTCAGTTAGATTAGCCAAAGAGATAATGCCAGCAAAATCTGCACCATATAAGCCGGAAGAATATCCAGAAATCGTAGAAGAGGCATTTAAGATAATGCACGAGAACAAGATAATTCCAGCGGGAACAATGATAGTAGGTTTACCGGAAGAAACTGAAGATGATGTGTACAAAACAATTGAATTAGTAGATAATTTAAGACCATATAGAAGTATATTAGTTCCTATGTTCTTCGTACCAATGGGCTTTTTCAAGAATAGAGATTGGTTCACTAGAGTAAAGTTAAGTGAGGCGCATATAGAGCTATATAGGAAAGTATTCTGGCATGATGTATATTGGGCTGAGGACATCATAAATTCCTTCTACATGAAAGGACCAGTATATATGCCGATAAGATTCGCATTAAAGCTATTCCTAAGATTCGCAAAGAAGAAAATGAGAGAAGTAGAAAAATGGCTAGAGAGCCAACTTAAGGCATAA
- the serS gene encoding serine--tRNA ligase, translating into MSWSILEFLRKNPEELKNNLKRRAIDVSLVDKAVELDKKWRQVLQEVEKLRHQHNVLSSQISKLSGEERKKKIEESKNLLKILEAKEKELEEIENERDRLLSSLPNLVADDVPNGPDDSYNVPIKFWGKFKVYEGDVEEFLKQTKEANVNYEVIKWKPKGHAEMLEDVLHLGNTLKAAEIAGSRFYYLFNDIVWLDFALLLFAIDYITQQGYTLVLPPYMLRGEVIQSVIDLDTFKDAIYKIENEDLYLIATAEHSIAAMFFKEEIEKDKLPLKFVGISPAFRKEAGAANKDLKGIFRVHQFHKVEQFIFSTPEDSWKYHAELISNAENIFQQLELPYRIVNIASGDLGACAAKKFDLEVWMPAQAKFREMVSCSNCTDWQAFRMKIRYVDRKNNKKGYVHTLNSTAIASTRTITAILENYQREDGVVEIPKVLRKYLEVFPKAPKDYIYPLKNKII; encoded by the coding sequence ATGTCTTGGAGTATCCTAGAGTTTTTGCGAAAAAATCCGGAGGAGCTAAAAAACAATTTGAAAAGACGAGCTATAGATGTTTCTTTAGTAGACAAAGCGGTAGAATTGGATAAAAAGTGGAGACAAGTATTACAAGAGGTTGAAAAACTAAGGCATCAGCACAATGTTTTAAGTTCGCAGATTTCTAAGCTCTCTGGAGAAGAAAGAAAGAAGAAAATTGAGGAAAGTAAAAATTTATTGAAAATTTTGGAGGCTAAGGAAAAGGAATTGGAGGAAATAGAGAATGAAAGGGATAGATTATTATCGTCTCTACCAAACCTTGTAGCTGATGATGTCCCAAATGGTCCAGATGATAGTTACAATGTTCCTATTAAGTTTTGGGGAAAGTTCAAAGTGTATGAGGGAGATGTCGAAGAATTTCTAAAGCAGACCAAAGAGGCTAATGTAAACTATGAAGTAATTAAGTGGAAACCTAAAGGACATGCAGAGATGCTAGAGGATGTATTACATTTAGGAAATACGCTCAAAGCCGCTGAGATTGCAGGTTCTAGATTTTACTATTTATTTAATGACATAGTTTGGCTGGACTTTGCTCTCCTACTTTTCGCAATAGATTATATTACTCAACAAGGGTATACTTTAGTTCTCCCTCCTTATATGTTAAGGGGAGAAGTTATACAATCAGTGATCGACCTAGATACATTTAAGGATGCTATATATAAGATAGAAAACGAGGATTTATATCTAATTGCAACTGCAGAACATTCAATAGCTGCAATGTTCTTTAAAGAGGAAATTGAGAAAGATAAATTGCCCTTAAAATTTGTTGGAATTAGCCCCGCTTTTAGAAAAGAAGCTGGTGCTGCAAACAAGGATTTAAAGGGAATTTTTAGAGTTCATCAGTTTCACAAGGTTGAACAATTCATATTTTCGACTCCGGAAGATAGTTGGAAGTATCATGCTGAACTAATATCAAATGCCGAAAATATATTTCAACAACTTGAATTGCCATATAGAATTGTAAACATAGCATCAGGCGATTTAGGTGCGTGCGCTGCAAAGAAATTTGATTTAGAAGTATGGATGCCAGCTCAAGCCAAATTTAGGGAAATGGTAAGTTGTAGTAATTGTACTGATTGGCAAGCTTTCAGAATGAAGATAAGATATGTAGATAGGAAGAATAATAAGAAGGGTTACGTACATACATTAAATAGTACTGCAATAGCTAGTACAAGAACCATAACAGCAATTTTAGAGAATTATCAAAGAGAAGATGGAGTAGTAGAGATACCTAAGGTATTAAGAAAATATCTTGAAGTATTTCCGAAAGCTCCTAAAGATTACATATATCCTCTAAAAAATAAGATAATTTAA
- a CDS encoding metal-sulfur cluster assembly factor produces the protein MSSQQQKVDKEEWKKKIMEALKDVYDPEIPVDIVNLGLIYDLKINDEGDVYLRLGLTAPGCPVIDDLVYTVEQVIKESVPAKSVEVDIDLDTQWTPLKMTAEGREKFKQLYGYDIVEMWVQTYGLPADEQKS, from the coding sequence ATGAGTTCACAACAACAAAAAGTAGACAAGGAAGAATGGAAGAAAAAAATAATGGAAGCATTAAAAGATGTTTATGATCCGGAAATTCCAGTTGATATAGTAAATTTAGGACTTATTTATGACTTGAAAATAAATGACGAAGGAGATGTTTATCTTAGATTAGGATTAACAGCGCCTGGATGTCCAGTTATTGATGACTTAGTATACACTGTAGAGCAAGTGATAAAAGAAAGTGTACCAGCTAAGAGTGTGGAAGTTGATATAGATTTAGACACACAATGGACTCCATTGAAAATGACAGCAGAGGGAAGAGAGAAATTTAAACAATTATATGGTTACGATATAGTTGAGATGTGGGTACAGACTTATGGTCTACCCGCTGATGAACAGAAGTCATAA
- the hisI gene encoding phosphoribosyl-AMP cyclohydrolase, with amino-acid sequence MNEEEAQKITSLLNFRHEENTVIAVIQDYKSKEILMVGNMNREALFKTLTTGYLHFWSLSRKKLWLKGETSGNFQIIEEFKVDCDADAVLFKVTSLGPICHTGNYTCFYRSYDELVNSKS; translated from the coding sequence TTGAATGAAGAGGAAGCACAGAAGATCACCTCCTTATTGAATTTTAGACACGAGGAAAATACAGTAATTGCAGTAATCCAGGATTATAAGAGTAAGGAAATACTAATGGTAGGAAATATGAATAGGGAAGCGTTATTCAAAACATTAACTACTGGCTATCTCCATTTTTGGTCTTTAAGCAGGAAGAAATTATGGCTAAAGGGGGAAACTAGTGGAAATTTCCAAATTATTGAAGAATTTAAAGTAGATTGCGATGCAGATGCTGTACTTTTTAAAGTAACATCATTAGGACCTATTTGTCATACTGGTAACTATACTTGCTTTTACAGAAGCTATGATGAACTCGTTAATAGTAAGAGTTAA